ACTTGGgctgcagcagaaaacagcagcccCATGCTGCCTGTTTTTCTTCCCTGTAATGTCAGATGCAGACTTGTGTTGCTGCACTGCAAGTTTTCCTACCCTTACTCTGCTTCAGGAACTCCCTTTTGTGGGGATGGGGTTCTTGAAGTATGAGGTGATTCAAACTGTCCAGTGTGACTAGATGTTACTGTATTGTGGAACAGCTTGTTGTGCTTTCCTGGCCGTTCTGGAATGCTATTGGTTTATAGTACAGTGTGGATTGTTTTAATAAAATCAAGGTAGTTTATAAATGACAAGAAAAGACACaacttaaatcattttttttttttgaattagcATTTTCAGATATTTCCTAAATATACAAAGTGTGTAATGAATTGCTTGAATCATATATTGTGCCACTTCTAAGGGTATGTCTCAATATATACGGTATATGCAGAATGCTTTGCAATTTCAGAAAATAGTGCACGGTATGTGCACTTAATAATTACTGCTTGCTCTTAGTTTATGTGAGAGTGACAACAAAAAATTAATTACACAAAACATACATTCTATTTTTATGTCAAacatgaatatttatttgcttcagtATGCATACATTTCAaacatctttttctttctctttccatatAAGAGGGACTACAAATGTTAAGCAATTGTTGGCTACATAGGAGCTTAGTTctctaaggctgcaaccctaattTTGAACTTTGTGCGACTCAGTGCTCAGTAAATGTGCTTGGAATTAGAAGTTGGCTTTCTATAGGCCATAGCCCCCAGATTTTCATTTATTGGGCAGAATGATTTCTTCCATTATTGCATTTGTTTCATGTGTAAATCATAAAATACATAGTtttaacagatttttattttgtatgctaTCTATTGCAGTTAAGTGGAATaatgtttaaattaaataaaacaaatattcagTTTGAGAAATGTGCAaatttagggattgtttttataATAGGAGAGCAACACACCTTATTTATACAGTGAGGCCTGCAGTGAAATTGACTAAGGAATCCCAGTTCTACTGCCTCTTGCtgttctttggggggaaatctgCAAATGTATTCTTCTCTTTTGCAGTATGACTTGTCGGCATCTACATTTTCTCCAGATGGCAGAGTATTTCAAGTAGAATATGCTATGAAAGCTGTGGAGAATAGCAGGTAAGAGTAAAAcctgttatttatttaaacctttttttaaatgactAAAACCTGATATACAGTACAACATAATGTTAAAAATAACACACTTGCAGAGACTAAACAGTAGAACTTACAAATGAAATTGCTTTATACTGCATCATACCACTAGACAATATACCACAGTATAGCCTCCTTTGACTGGCAGTGGATTATCCTTAGTGGATTGGGAATTTTCCAGTTCACAGGCCTAATTAGGCCTGGCATGTGGTCCCTGAGACAATCTTCCACAAATAGTGACCCTCTGCCATCATATATGATGGGTATAAGCAGGCAACAATTGGGGGCTTAAAATGAGCTCTATTTGTGCAAGCCCTGCTTTGTTTGCAGGCACATTTTGAAGAATTGTGCCCACAAATGGACTTCAGAAGGGCTTGCTGCAGCAGCTGATTGGCGATTACACTGAGCCCCTCTGAAGTTGTCATCTGACGTTACTTTTGACATGTGATTGGTAGGTCAAAGTTGATCTACAGGGCGTGGAGTACTGAAGGATCCAGCCCACTAGCCACGTACACTTCCCCACTCTTGTTGTACAGCGTCAGACAAAGATATTTCCTATTACATGCAGCTACCTggtcctgcatgcaaagcatgggttTTTCCACAGAACTGCAGGCGCTTTTATtttcccaagaggctcagtggttttgaccacagtgccacatgTGTCCCCCATAGTAGCCCTTAAGTGGACTTCAtcatccagtggtcctttacctacTTTTACATGTCTTTATATGCATATGTTCTGACCTCTTGAATTCTGTGAACTCATTCTTGTACCTTGCTTacttgggaatacagtggtacctcagttttaagtacacaattggttccggaagtctgtacttaacctgaagcgtactttcccattgaaagtaatggaaagtgaattaatccgttccagacgggtccgcggagtacttaaactgaaagtactcaaaccgaagcgtacttaaaccgaggtatgactgtaagtccTATTTGGAAGTGACATCAATGAGTGAAGTTGGGTTTTAGCTTTACAGCCTGCCATTATACATTTTTACTCCAAGgtacgtagtagtagtagtagtagtagtagtaataaatttttatttataccccccccctccccagtcaaaaccaggctcagggcggctcacaccaataaaattacaatagaaTAATGTGAAGCCTCTGTTTTCATTAAAATCAACCAATGTTTTGCTCTGAACCTCTGTAGGGAACAGGATTGCTGCTTTTTCATTGTTCCACCTTGGCAGATACATGATATGATGGCAGTTAGTCAAACTAATTTCAGTCGAACCTACAGTACTTTCATCTAAAGCCCAGTCTGTGCATGTTTCCTCAGAGATACTTACCCACATGGAAGTGTGCCTAGGACTGCAGTTGACAGCTATAAAATTCATTTGatttgatgattttttttaaaaaaaaaagttacatggTGGTGTAAAACTTTAATTAGCTGTAAGAAGTTTGGATATTATTGAAGTCAGTGTATACACATATGATTTTCTTAGGAAATCAGTGTCTATGAAATGTATTGTTTCATTTAGGCTATATTTTCATACCATAAGgaggaagcttttttaaaacagtGCAGTGAggttgcacatacagtggtaccttgggttaagaacttaattcgttctggaggtacgttcttaacctgaaactgttcttaacctgaggtactactttagctaaaggggcctcttgctgccgccacgccaccggcgcacgatttctgttctcatcctgaagcaaagttcttaacctgaggtactgtttctgggttagcggagtctgtaacctcaggtaccactgtactaggcaaGGTAACACATGCTCCATTGGTGGTTCAAAATGTTAGTGCTATACTAAGTTGAAGTTCTGTCAAAATGGATAGGATTCAAGTAATGTgtcccatcagtggaagccctgctCCAGGACTTGTTTAACCAGGCTTTCCCTCTTTCCTCTGCTTGTGCCCCCACCCTATTAGCTCTGTGGGAGTTGTTGGAACCCCCGAGAACAGTGAGGGGGGATAATGAGAGGGTTGGGTGTTCTGACTGGAAAGTCAACGTATGTAACCTAACAGAACAATTGCCTTAGcttgatgttgaattcctcccatagtACATGTGTATGTTTTCTCTACTGTATTTGATAGTAGTAGCTTTTTATCTTGATCCAGTACTATCCTAAAAAGATGAAAATTTGAATAAATACTAAAACTGTAATATTTTAGTTCCAAAGCCATATAATATACCTTGTGGTTCTCTTATAAGCGTCATGTGCAGGCCTTTCCTGAACTGGGCTCGTTTTCATCACTTACGGATAGTGTTTATTGTAGATTGGtcatattgtttgttttttaaattaattaggttggtttttattgatgtttttaaaaGTACTGTTAACCTGTTTTTCCTTGAACACCTTCTGATTGAAAATGGGACTGAAAAGTCCTAGCAAGAAATACTTTTAACTGATTACTGTAtcgtaacttttttttttcagtACAGCAATTGGGATACGGTGTAAAGATGGTGTAGTCTTCGGAGTCGAAAAATTAGTTCTGTCCAAACTGTACGAAGAAGGATCCAATAAACGGCTCTTTAATGTCGATCGACATGTTGGAATGGTGAGTTGGTCCTTGGTATCTTTGAGCATTTATTGCTGTTTAGCACATGCTGAGGCTTATCCCCCTGTCAAATGGCCTCTTGGATAAGTCACTGGTAACTTTTAGCTTGTAACCAGGAAGGAAAGCTGGAGGCGTCAACTTGCAAGGTTGGAAATGCTAGTTTGACCAGTTCTGGAAACATGTGCCTGGCAATCATGTGTCTGTTGTAAAGGATAATTCCAGAGTGATACATGGGAAGTATGGTATGTTGACTCACatttctgttttgatttttgttcTAAGATGGCTGATGTTTATTTCAGGCAGTCGCAGGACTCCTGGCTGATGCCCGTTCTTTGGCTGACATAGCGAGGGAAGAAGCTTCTAACTTCAGATCCAACTATGGTTATAATATTCCATTGAAAGTAAGGagctttgtttctttttgcttCTGTCCATATGCAACCTATGAAAAGCACAGTATGCGTCAGATGCTTTGCAGGaaacttatttaaaaatatttccagtgCTCTTAccattcttccctccttcccaacaGCATCTTGCAGACAGAGTGGCTATGTATGTCCACGCCTATACTCTGTACAGTGCTGTCAGACCTTTTGGTTGCAGGTAAgagcttttattcatttatactgCAATTCACAACACACTTGCCAACCAGAGTTCAGACCAGACAGTAacttaaaatgtgtgtttgtatatgaaaaaaatacatttgtaaaacacaatttaaaagcctTTATCTCTGAGCAGTAAATGCACAAACAAGGGTAATAATCAAGTGAAGATGCTCTGCTGGATTCTTGCAAGCTTCAGAAGGCACGATCTCCACatctatagtaataataataataataataataataataataataataataataaatttattgtttgtaccacacccatccagctgggtttcccaagccaccctgggtggcttccaacaaaaattaaaatacattaaaatgacactgcacacacctttgtaattcaagaaatctttaataatttttttaaaaacttccctaaacagatctgccttcagatgttttttaaatgtcaggtagtttttgacatctggtgggagggcattccacaggaatgCACTCTTGCTGCTTGAACTTGGGAATCTGGAATGCTTACTTAACACAGTCTCTTAAAAAATCCACCAAGACTGCTTAagagtgaaaaagaaaaggaaagcatcagccaaaaggggaggggcaaggagggagggaagaaaaacacaACCTGGTGCTAGATGGAGAGTTTAGCCAGGCATGTTTTGACAGAGTCCTTCCTCAAGGGGAAATAAGTTCTGCTTTCAAAAATGTGCCTCCTCTGGGTTCTGTTGGATTATATTCAAAATGTGTCAgtgtgttttataaaaaaaaaatcctttcagcatTACTAAGAATATtcaatggcttggatccagaccTGCTGTTTTACTCTTTCTGTTTGTCTGCATTGGATCCAATTGAAACTCCTTCTGGATGGAGATAGTTTTTTATGACTGACTCTTGAAGCTTCTCTGAAAGTCTCTCTTGGCTGAAgagcagttgtttttttaaagaaggcttTAAAAATGATTTCTGCCCAGTTTCTTCTCTCACATTGTTTTCGAGGGCTTGCCAACCCTCCAGACTAGACTTTTGGAGGCATTGAGGGACAGCATGGTGAGGGGAATTGTCAAAAAATGCCTGTTTTTCCTCTGCCAAGGGAGCGTCCAATTAGCAGAGTTCCACTCCATGCAATTCTGGATCCAACCGAATATATTCACAGTTCACTAGTAAGAATAGGTTAAATCCTATTCTCTCCTCAGTATGTGACCTACCCCTAGAAGTATATGCATAGCTTATTTTAAATCAGCTGAATAAAAATGGTTGCCCTCATAAGTTCTGATTTGGAATAACAAATATTGGACATCTTAACCTTTCTGTTAAAATTCTGGGTATGCTAAAAGCTAAAAAAATATTGGGCATCTTAAGTATCCATGGGTCAGCAAAACATACCTTAAGGCTCCATGATCTTAGGCAACTATTCTCATCTTGACATAGTCCACATGTAATAATTCGGGAAGATATTTATTTGTGCTGTTCTACCACGAACAGAGCTTTTCCAGTAAGTGTTATCTGAGTGAAGAGAAGTGTGGTAGAACTATATTTACCATTTGGCAAAGTGATGCCTATAGTAGGCAAGTTATAGTAGTTAAATATGAACCCAATGGTACATTACAAAATAGGGTGGCAAGTACATACAGAAGTTTCCCAATAGAAACACATCTGTGTTAGTCATGGGCTGTGGCTTGTGCAGCTGATTTCAGTGAAACATTCCCAAATTGCTTACTCGAAAGTAggccccattaaactcagtggtaCTTGTTAAGTGTTTGTAGGATTGCAGACCTTTTGTCATTTATTCTCTGTCTGGCAATTCCTCTAAcaaatttttttacatttccagctttATGTTGGGTTcctatgatggtgatgatgaaggTGCTCAGCTATACATGATAGACCCATCAGGCGTTTCATACGTGAGTTAAATTATAGGTGGGGAACAGTTAGTAGATAGGCAGTTGTGTGACTCTTGCTCCTCCACTGAAGTCCTTTAGTTTAGTGCTTGGGGCAGCGGGGAGCAGCTGGCGGTTGGTATTGTGCTGCTTACTGATCCCTAGTCCAGAAGATCGCCAGATGTTCAGGATACTTGTGCAGGTCTCTGGAATAGGACTGACACAGTATGAACTGCGTCTGAATTTAGGTTAGAACTGCACTGCTGTTTGATAAGGCACATGCATGCATTTGTTTGTGATATTCCAACACTATGTAAAACGTTCGCAATAATTACAGCTATTGTTTGGTTTAAAGTTGTTTCTGTTGCATTTACAGGGTTATTGGGGATGTGCCATTGGGAAAGCAAGACAAGCTGCAAAGACAGAGATTGAAAAGCTCCAGGTAAGTCATTGCCTTGAGACTTAGCTTCTAAACAAACATCCCAGGTGTATCTGAAACAatttttccacagggcaggaattTTCTGGGCTTATTCATCCAGGTATCTAGAAGTGTTGCCTTCTCAGTAAAATACTGGACTGCTGTCACCAGTTCAAACTTGACCTTCAAAGAGCTTTGTGAATAACAAAGGATGTGTGTAGATATAATCTTGGTTCTTCAGGAATTAGATTGGTGCAGAAAGGAGCTTCCTGAGAATTTATTTCACACTTAACTATAGTGCATTGGGTTTGTGAGCTTTATTTGAGAAGACAGTAAACACAATAGTATGTGATTAAAATGCTCACAGTATTTGTATATCCACAGATGAAAGATATGACTTGCCGTGATGTTGTTAAAGAAGTTGCAAAAATGTAAGTTTCTTACAATGTTGGTTTGGGTTGATTCACTGGGGCAGTTCTTACATTGAATTGTCTTTGGATGGTGGGCTGGGATCTAGCAGTTCAGATAAAATGGACATCCATATTATGACCCTATTTGATTTCAAACTAccgttcccgttgctcggtccctgctcctgccaacctagcagttcgaaagcacatcaaagtgcaagtagataaataggtaccgctacagcgggaaggtaaatggcgtttctgtgtgctgctctggttcaccagaagcggtttagtcatgctggccacatgacctggaagctgtctgccggctccctcggccaataaagcgagatgagcgccacaacccgagtcgtctgtgactggacctaatggtcaggggtccctttacctttactatacttCTTGATAGATACTTGGAATAACTACTTTTTCTGTGTTAACTTTTTCTAGAATCTACATAGTCCATGATGAAGTAAAAGACAAAGCTTTTGAACTTGAACTCAGTTGGGTTGGAGAAAGTAATGTATCGTTCAGATCTTCTCTTTCTTCATTACTGTTTACTGCTTTATGAAAATAGTTAATTTTGTAACTTGCTGTGATTTCTCCTTAATTAACAGCGTATCTAAAACAgtgaacctgtgtccctccagatgctgccagTCTCTAACTCACATCACCCCTGACTGGTGGCTGGGGTTGTTGGAGGTTAGAGGCCAACAACAGCTTTCGGGTCtctggttccccatccttgacttAAAATCGAAGACATGTGCCCTCGTATGGGGGTACATAATCTAAATAACATGGCTGTATACAACGTCTGCTcaggagtagatccattgaaatcagaaGCCGTGACTTAAGTCAGTTGGTTTTAATGAGTCTACTGTATGACTGTAGCCCATACTGTTTTTCAGGAAACAGTACCACAAAATGAGTTTGTGGCACATTTGTATATACTTagaacaggcacctccaaactgcggccctccagatgttttggcctacaactcccatgatccctagctaacaagaccagtggttggggaagatgggaattttagtccaaaacatctggtgggccgaagtttggggatgcctgacttagaagaTAGGTTTGcattctgaaataaaaataaaaaaattctctttCATTTGTAGTAACCAAGGGAAAACATGAAATTGTCCCGAAAGACATTaaggaagaagcagagaaatACGCTAAGGTAAGTGCTGGAACTTCACTGGCTGttgtacataggaagctgcattagaCATCATACATTGGTACATCTTGCTCAGTAGTCTATTCcagctggaggtgccagggattgaactggggaccttctgcttACATTCCTGGGAGGAAAACATCTCTTCTAATTCCTTTTAAGTAATTTTAGTTTACAAAAGATAATCTGGTCCAGAAACTGTTGGGTCTTATAATACCAGTTACCTTGGAGAAGTGATGATGCAGGCTGCTGTAGAATTTGTCGTTTTATGTAAAGTAGTTATAAAATTTCAGCTATTTAATTCCACAAATTGTGGGGACAGCTAGATTCCTGGTGTATGTGTAACATACAGGTTGCTGTCTGTTGGCAAGGAAGCAGTAGGACCTGatcttttctctttatttctaCAGGAATCTCTGAAAGAAGAAGATGAATCAGATGATGAAAATATGTAGGACATTGCTACTTTAAAGCAAATGTTTTAATCTATACCACAGGCCTGTGTATGTATTTGCTATGATGTATGTGCTGGAAGACTATTTTGAGTGACCAACTTGCACTAAAAAATTTTTCCAATTACTGTTTATATTTGAGTATCAATTATTTGTCCAAAGGCTAGGACAATGGGAGTAAGGGATTGATGGAGGAGCCTAATGAAAACAGGAAGATATACCTGGCTAGGAGCCAAATAAATTTTGTGCAGTGATGGCGACTTGCAGCTTGTCTTGAAATGCCACAACTGTATTTTCCCTCCTCAGTGCTACATAGCAAACCCTTTTGAAATTTCCAAAAGCAAATTGGTTGTTACATGGGTGGTGGTGTGGAGAAAGTATGTtgttgaaggaaaacacattgggCACCCTGATGTAGCATGCTAGATTGCACCCATTACTCAGAGAACTACACTCCTCAGCCTTCTTGAATCCAGGCCTTAaagaaatggtaaaaaaaaaacttgctccCTCCGGTCAGAAGGTAGCAGCCCAGATACCTGGTCATACAAAGAATATCAGGGCTGTATCCCATCATTGGACAAGCTTATGATTCAACCTCCCTACCTAGCAGTCCAATTTTCCTGTTGTCTGGATTGTATTATAGTAGATATGATTACTGCTGCTGTGAGATTGCAAGTACTCATGCAGCATGTAAGAAGCTTGTATAAAGCATGAACAATATGTATCTGTCTGAAAAGTCACACTTGCTATATGGTAAGATGTCACACTCAAGCTTTATCTTTCCTCTTCCAATTCAGGTGGGATGGCTTGAGGGCAAATAGTGAGCCTGAAGCTTGGTCATGCTTGAATAGAAGGGATCTGACTAATGCTGTTGGGTGTTGATTTCTGGCTTCATGTAACAGAGTGGTGGTTGTGAAAACGTAATCTGAGCCCTGGTTGAAAGAAGAAAATTGTTGCAGTATTTTGTGTAGTGCTGTGCTTTAGTGTGGTGATCACTTTCAACTAATTTTTGCAGTAGCTGgaaaatgctatgattttacaGTGAGATTTTCACACCAGATTCTTGAGAGAAACCAGAACTTTGTGCTCAGATGAGATTGCTGTTGTTCAAAAACTACTTAACTTTCCAATTTATTACACTCATTTAGATGGCAATGCTTAAACAAAATTTCTAgtatgaaaaaaaattaatttttttacctGAGAACCCTCCAGGGCAAATTTGGGGGAAGCCTATTAGTGGGAGGCCTAGCATTTCCTGTCCAGAAAGTTGTTTTCAGCTCATAGTTAGCAGATTAAGCCACCATTTCACCCACTCGCCCACTTTTGCTTAACACccacacaaaatacaaaagcttgctcactattttgtgacaaTCTTGGCATTCATGAATATTTCAGATACTTTGTCAATTGCTTACACTGACCATAGATGCAGGTGGTCCAGCAGCCAGCCACATGCCTTTGAGGCCATAAGTGGGGCATGGGATGCTACGTATCTCCTCATGTTCTCCATCTACTTTGTCTACAGTCAAAGCCAACTTGTGTACTCAGCTGCCCCTGTGAATAACAGGGTTATTTTAACATTCTCTCCCACAGCAGCTTTCTGCCATCATTTACATaaatcagtacagtggaacctcggtttatgaacactgtttatgaacgccgcggacccgtctggaacggattaaatcactttccattactttcaatgggaaagtttgcttcagtttatgaacagacttccggaaccaattacacccatgcttcgggttaagtacgcttccggttgagtactctgcggacccacctggaacggattaatccactttccattactttcaatgggaaagctcacttcagtttaagtactccgcggaccatctggaacagattaatccactttccattgtactttcaatgggaaagctcgcttcagtttatgaagagacttccagaaccaattgtgttcataaaccgaggtaccactgtacatggactGGAGCATGTCTTACATGATCCTGCTTATTTTTGAATAATTTAGTATTGACATTCTTGAATGAGCACTAGTTTTGAAGGAGCTGCCAGTGGTGAGATATTTTTGCCTACTTTCCTACAAAAAAAGTAAGGTGAAAGGAAATATTTTCACCAATTAAGAGTTATCATACTTCTACCTATGAATTTGATACAATCACGATTGCAGCTTCCTACTGGGAAGATGCTGAACCACACAATATTTATTAATGATAATTCAGCTGACCAGTGGCACTGTCACTTGACTCACTACTACTTCCTGTtcctaaaaaaaaggtttctCAGTGTATTTACAGTCCTGTACTCAAGACCATGTTTCCAGTTTCTCGTCAGTCATCCCCAAACCACAGCCCTGCTTACGTCATAAATTAGTGTGACTAAGCAGGATGCAAACAAGCACTGTGTGATTCACAGCACAATGAACTTTATATATGTGCTACAGATAATTTGTACGTAAAGAGAAGAGTTATTATGTGCAATCCAGCAGGTATGAGAAACCTCTTTACAAATGTAGGGGAAGCTTCTACTTCTGTGAATGGGGAACCTTCACCCCAAGATCCCACATTCACTCAAGTGCAGGAGACACATTCTGGTAGTAGAGATCAGCAGTAAAATAGTTGCAGCAATAGATGGGACTCTTAGCTATATTCCTTACACACAGCCAGACAATAAGAAGCATCAGCACAATTCAGTGATACCTTCCAAACAGGCAAAAGCTGAGCAGGGCCAGTGAATGATGGTCTAGCCcagcgaaacaaaataaaaataaaatagaaaaattccttccagtagcactttagagaccaactaagtttgtcattagtatgagctttcgtgtgcatgcacacttcttcagataggctGGTCTaggccagcatttcccaaacttgggtctccaactgtttttggactacaactcccatcatccctagcttgcaggaccagtggtccgggatgggaactgtagttcaaaaacagctggagacgcaAGGTCTCATTCAAAAAAGGAGCTCTCGTTCTAAATTAAGAGGTGCAACTATTGCCAATAGTGACCCTTCAGTGAGTAAAACAGGCAAGACAACCCTATTATTAGGACTTAAGATGCAATGCACAGGATTTATATTGGGAGCTAGAGGTCTTCTACATGTGCAGCAGACAATTAGTCTTTCAATGGCTACTCTCTTGTTTATCCATAAACGGCTCCTCAGCCGGAAAGCAGCAGCATCCAAGAAGCAGCTGTGGTGCTCACACATTAGGACCCAAATGCACAACCCTTAGAAGAGAGTCTTAAACATCCACAAAGCATGTTTGTCCAAGCACCTAGCTACTGCAAGGTAAACAAAAGATGCCCAATGTAATCATAAAATAGGCTTTTATTCCATAAATCATCAGTGTTTAAAGTATCTGTTCATCTTGAGACATTCTGTCAGTGCTTGGATACAATGAAAGCTTAATGAAGAACAGTTTATAAGCAGTCAACACAAATTTACTGAATCCCGCAAGCAAGATAGCTGATGTTTCATCATGGTTCCGGCCATACGCACAAGCTCACACCGTTCTGTGCCTTGGGAAGGATTTTCTGCAGGGATCTGTACGTTCATGGTCACAATTCTGTTGAAGGAAAAGATTAAAATGACACAAACATTCAAATATTGGGGAAAGCGCTATGTTCTCATCCAAGGGGAAGAGACAAATCACACAAATGTTTTGAAGATACTGTGTccaactggcaaaaaaaaaaaaaaagcctgtccCCTTTAGAGAGAAAAATCAAACAGTACATAGCTaacaccatacaattaaaggAATTATTTGCAC
The nucleotide sequence above comes from Zootoca vivipara chromosome 1, rZooViv1.1, whole genome shotgun sequence. Encoded proteins:
- the PSMA3 gene encoding proteasome subunit alpha type-3, with translation MSSIGTGYDLSASTFSPDGRVFQVEYAMKAVENSSTAIGIRCKDGVVFGVEKLVLSKLYEEGSNKRLFNVDRHVGMAVAGLLADARSLADIAREEASNFRSNYGYNIPLKHLADRVAMYVHAYTLYSAVRPFGCSFMLGSYDGDDEGAQLYMIDPSGVSYGYWGCAIGKARQAAKTEIEKLQMKDMTCRDVVKEVAKIIYIVHDEVKDKAFELELSWVGEITKGKHEIVPKDIKEEAEKYAKESLKEEDESDDENM